In the Phycisphaerae bacterium genome, one interval contains:
- a CDS encoding prepilin-type N-terminal cleavage/methylation domain-containing protein codes for MQTRRGFTLIEVLVVVAIIALLISILIPSLNRSREQARRMACAGNEHQIMLAALMYAERDRDGIYIYREGNGGGDGMRLLYPRYLRDFRVVVCPSTTNVVRRPDDLLDNADSADDSTGGHSYEMRTWMWTAYNFNGFKPKPEPFYNPTTSKWETREPIKSLKNVKRPYGMLLFGDADDDPPANKPDGINNWPDAYNNHGADGANIAYCDGHAEFNRTGRKLMLSFLTGYYYPSLPSALAQSIYAKCNVQYNSSTQTFKW; via the coding sequence ATGCAAACCCGGCGAGGTTTTACGCTGATCGAAGTCCTGGTCGTGGTCGCGATCATCGCTTTGCTGATCTCGATTCTCATTCCATCGCTCAATCGGTCACGAGAGCAAGCCCGCCGAATGGCGTGCGCCGGCAACGAGCATCAGATCATGCTGGCGGCGCTCATGTACGCCGAGCGGGATCGGGACGGCATCTATATCTATAGAGAGGGTAACGGAGGTGGAGACGGCATGCGGCTCCTCTACCCCAGGTACCTGCGCGATTTCCGCGTGGTGGTCTGCCCGAGCACCACAAACGTGGTTCGGCGGCCGGATGACCTCCTGGACAACGCCGACAGCGCCGACGACAGTACCGGCGGACACAGCTATGAGATGCGGACCTGGATGTGGACCGCCTACAACTTCAACGGCTTCAAGCCGAAACCCGAACCCTTCTACAACCCGACGACCTCGAAATGGGAGACGCGCGAGCCGATCAAGTCGCTCAAGAACGTCAAGCGGCCCTACGGCATGCTGCTGTTCGGGGACGCGGATGATGATCCGCCGGCCAACAAGCCTGACGGGATCAACAACTGGCCGGATGCCTACAACAACCACGGCGCCGATGGCGCCAATATTGCCTACTGCGACGGGCACGCCGAGTTCAACCGCACGGGTCGTAAGCTGATGCTGTCGTTCCTGACGGGGTACTACTATCCGAGCCTGCCATCCGCCCTGGCCCAGTCGATCTACGCCAAGTGCAACGTGCAGTACAACTCCTCCACCCAGACGTTCAAGTGGTGA
- a CDS encoding PEP-CTERM sorting domain-containing protein, translated as MFKGTCTRLAVMIFASSLAVCAAATAAQMEWVHWQVIDLGSAFNNTSGYGDNPLSVAFDGVNAYVGGYKNTAGSPGTVGVVKVEDVTGAATLTPLAATQFASPTSRGIDALAYHAGTDSLFIAHDSGTAATGFITRRQASDGSVGGSGWTVNGPQNARPFAMAVDPRGDNGSAGVAFLTQGSGRRRLLSLTDGATLFDGSNGGIINTSPDSGSTWRALSFDSKGNVVDANQNAYGYGLRVTDNQWSTLAGATNVITRADLKTGAVNNIGQGIVIMEGVGSDLLAFSGRNVTSLTDSLGGVAEVADTHVHIRNLDGSVTGLTQMVLTGAEPIGGVAQTAWGVQDANADTKNLAFGRDNRGRPTLLVVDFVTRRLDVYVPEPASLAMLGLSGLLLARRRR; from the coding sequence ATGTTCAAGGGCACATGCACCCGTCTGGCGGTCATGATCTTCGCCAGCTCCCTGGCAGTCTGCGCCGCAGCGACCGCTGCACAAATGGAGTGGGTCCACTGGCAGGTGATCGACCTCGGTTCCGCATTCAACAATACCAGCGGCTACGGCGACAATCCGCTTTCTGTCGCGTTCGACGGCGTCAACGCCTATGTCGGCGGCTACAAGAACACGGCCGGCAGTCCGGGCACGGTCGGGGTGGTCAAGGTGGAGGATGTCACCGGCGCGGCAACGCTGACACCGCTGGCGGCCACGCAATTCGCGTCGCCGACCTCCCGCGGTATCGACGCGCTGGCGTATCACGCGGGCACTGATTCGTTGTTCATCGCCCACGACAGCGGCACCGCGGCCACCGGCTTCATCACCCGCCGCCAGGCCTCCGACGGGAGTGTGGGCGGCTCAGGCTGGACGGTAAACGGTCCACAGAATGCTCGGCCATTCGCCATGGCCGTCGACCCCCGGGGCGACAACGGTTCAGCCGGCGTGGCCTTCCTCACCCAGGGCTCAGGTCGCAGGCGTCTGCTGTCGTTGACCGACGGGGCAACGCTCTTCGACGGCAGCAACGGAGGGATCATCAATACCTCGCCTGATTCCGGTTCGACCTGGCGGGCACTGTCTTTCGACAGCAAGGGGAACGTAGTCGACGCCAACCAAAACGCCTACGGGTACGGCTTGCGGGTCACCGACAACCAATGGTCCACCCTGGCCGGCGCGACCAACGTCATCACGCGAGCCGATCTCAAGACCGGTGCGGTCAACAACATCGGCCAGGGCATCGTGATCATGGAAGGCGTGGGCTCCGATCTGCTCGCTTTCTCTGGCCGCAACGTCACCAGCCTGACCGACTCCCTGGGCGGCGTCGCTGAGGTTGCAGACACCCATGTCCACATCCGCAATCTCGACGGCTCGGTCACCGGCCTGACCCAGATGGTGCTGACCGGGGCCGAGCCGATCGGCGGTGTTGCCCAAACCGCCTGGGGTGTACAAGACGCCAACGCCGACACCAAGAACCTGGCCTTCGGACGGGACAACCGCGGGCGGCCTACACTCCTGGTGGTAGACTTTGTGACCCGACGGCTGGATGTGTACGTGCCGGAACCGGCAAGCCTGGCTATGCTGGGACTGAGCGGCCTGCTGCTCGCCAGGCGACGACGGTGA
- a CDS encoding prepilin-type N-terminal cleavage/methylation domain-containing protein, which produces MSRCVSNTGPEAFRGSTALRPRRLACPAHRAFTLIEVLVVVAIVALLVAVLIPSLTRAREQSKNTVCMSNLRQFAYGFQFYSQDYRLNPPPNRVKPSRTGPYYGTPPDYRDSDWWYYRHMVPKYLAPEKLTATSSAFFGVFACPGDTKQAGRSYSMNIFAGNFPMDPPDNTATPYSNGRPFNPYSVKMSYRYMVLVESFADHEDSKNRGVFGTDYVVGLSGPTYSKYKDDIDFGKHRGRANFLLGDLHVESLGKDRISQSNATDPGKRASSLRIWWSPEDDQWNVALPE; this is translated from the coding sequence ATGTCGAGGTGTGTCAGCAACACGGGCCCGGAAGCCTTCCGCGGATCCACCGCCTTGAGGCCAAGGCGACTCGCTTGTCCTGCGCACCGGGCCTTCACCCTCATCGAGGTCCTGGTGGTGGTGGCAATCGTCGCCCTGCTGGTGGCCGTGCTGATCCCGTCGCTGACCAGGGCCCGCGAGCAGAGCAAGAATACCGTTTGCATGAGTAACCTCAGGCAGTTTGCGTACGGGTTCCAGTTCTACAGCCAGGACTACCGGTTGAACCCGCCGCCCAACCGCGTCAAACCCTCCAGGACCGGCCCATACTACGGCACCCCCCCGGACTACCGGGACAGCGACTGGTGGTACTACCGACACATGGTGCCCAAGTATCTCGCCCCGGAGAAACTGACCGCTACGAGTTCAGCCTTCTTCGGCGTGTTCGCCTGCCCGGGCGACACCAAGCAGGCCGGCCGTTCCTACTCGATGAACATCTTCGCCGGCAACTTCCCGATGGACCCGCCGGACAACACCGCCACGCCCTACTCGAATGGCAGGCCGTTCAATCCCTACAGCGTGAAGATGAGCTATCGCTACATGGTCCTGGTCGAGTCTTTCGCCGACCACGAGGACAGCAAGAACCGGGGCGTCTTCGGCACAGACTACGTCGTCGGGCTCAGTGGGCCGACTTACTCAAAGTACAAGGACGACATCGATTTCGGAAAGCACCGCGGCCGGGCCAACTTCTTGTTAGGCGATCTTCACGTGGAGAGCTTGGGCAAGGACCGCATCTCGCAGAGCAACGCGACCGACCCGGGCAAACGAGCATCCAGTCTGCGGATCTGGTGGTCTCCCGAGGACGATCAGTGGAATGTCGCATTACCCGAATGA
- the truA gene encoding tRNA pseudouridine(38-40) synthase TruA, translated as MWRNIRLLIAYDGTDFHGWQQQPGMRTVQESIEQALRRVVHHQVAVLGAGRTDAGVHAAGQVANFETTSTMPCENLKKAIGGRLPKDISIGAADEVPLGFRSTSDAVSKLYRYRIYNAAHRPVDELAQRYTYHFWHPLEVSRMRAAAAYLVGTHDFAAFATQGSERQTTVRTILGIDIYPRYNELRIDVEGTGFLYNQVRNMVGTLIEVGRGHWPVERVPGILASRDRCQAGPTAPARGLCMQWVRYDLTRPPKNPRPADAALSDLPGISEGEDGDLADLDS; from the coding sequence ATGTGGCGCAACATCCGCCTGTTGATTGCGTACGACGGCACGGACTTCCACGGCTGGCAGCAACAACCGGGTATGCGAACGGTGCAGGAATCGATCGAGCAGGCCCTGCGTCGAGTGGTCCATCACCAGGTTGCGGTTCTGGGGGCTGGGCGGACGGATGCGGGGGTCCATGCCGCCGGGCAGGTCGCCAACTTCGAGACGACCAGTACCATGCCCTGCGAGAACCTCAAGAAGGCCATCGGTGGGCGGTTGCCCAAGGACATCTCCATTGGTGCGGCGGACGAGGTTCCGCTTGGGTTTCGGTCCACCAGCGACGCGGTGTCCAAGCTCTACCGCTACCGGATCTACAACGCCGCTCACCGCCCGGTGGATGAGCTCGCCCAGCGTTACACCTACCATTTCTGGCACCCGCTTGAAGTCTCGCGAATGCGGGCGGCGGCCGCGTATCTCGTGGGCACCCACGACTTCGCCGCCTTCGCGACTCAGGGGAGCGAGCGGCAGACCACGGTCCGAACGATCCTCGGCATCGACATCTATCCCCGCTACAACGAATTGCGGATCGATGTCGAGGGCACGGGCTTCCTGTACAACCAAGTCCGGAACATGGTCGGCACGTTGATCGAGGTCGGCCGAGGCCACTGGCCGGTGGAGCGCGTCCCCGGCATTCTGGCCAGCCGGGACCGGTGCCAAGCCGGTCCGACGGCTCCGGCCCGCGGGCTGTGCATGCAGTGGGTGCGCTACGATCTGACTCGCCCGCCGAAGAACCCCCGGCCGGCGGATGCGGCGCTCTCCGACCTGCCCGGCATCTCCGAGGGCGAAGATGGCGACCTCGCGGACCTGGACTCATGA
- a CDS encoding glycosyltransferase family 4 protein, whose protein sequence is MNICHIITRLIIGGAQENTILTCAGLHDRGHRVTLLVGPETGPEGSLHDEAHRGGYDVRIVPNMCRAVRPLTDLRARRELAAVLRDLRPEVVHTHSSKAGILGRLAARDAGVPIIVHTIHGMSFNRTQSWPVQMLYRRLEGYCARFTQALVTVADAMRDQAVAVGMAPRDKFVTVYSGMRTELFDPAGADRAAVRRRWGVADEEIVIGAVARLFRNKGYEVLIPAMALAAQRNSRLRFVWVGDGAQRTDYEKQLESLGILGRVHLTGLLAPQRVPEMLAGMDLLVHASQWEGLPRAAVQALLMECPVISFDIDGAPEVVLPGRTGALVRLNDVPGLAEAMVTLARDASERRRLGKAGRQLCLERFDQRKMVTELESLYLKLQKDAGPNRAHR, encoded by the coding sequence ATGAACATCTGCCACATCATCACTCGGCTGATCATCGGTGGCGCCCAGGAGAACACGATCCTGACCTGCGCGGGACTCCACGACCGCGGGCACCGGGTCACGCTGCTCGTCGGGCCCGAGACCGGTCCGGAAGGCTCGCTGCACGACGAGGCTCACCGAGGCGGCTACGACGTGCGGATCGTGCCGAACATGTGCCGCGCGGTCCGACCGCTGACCGATCTTCGGGCGCGCCGCGAGTTAGCGGCCGTGCTTCGGGATCTGCGTCCCGAGGTTGTCCACACCCACAGCAGCAAGGCGGGGATCCTCGGCCGGCTGGCCGCTCGCGACGCCGGGGTGCCGATCATCGTCCACACCATCCACGGCATGAGCTTCAACCGAACGCAGTCATGGCCGGTGCAGATGCTCTATCGGCGGCTGGAAGGCTACTGCGCCCGGTTCACGCAGGCGCTGGTCACCGTAGCCGACGCGATGCGCGATCAGGCGGTGGCGGTCGGGATGGCCCCGCGGGACAAGTTCGTGACCGTCTACTCCGGGATGCGAACCGAGCTGTTCGATCCGGCGGGCGCGGACCGGGCCGCCGTTCGGCGCCGCTGGGGAGTGGCCGACGAGGAGATCGTCATCGGGGCGGTGGCTCGCCTGTTCCGCAACAAGGGCTACGAGGTCCTGATCCCGGCGATGGCCCTCGCGGCCCAGCGGAATTCCAGGCTGCGGTTCGTGTGGGTCGGCGACGGCGCTCAACGCACCGATTATGAGAAGCAATTAGAGTCTCTGGGTATTCTTGGGCGCGTTCATCTCACCGGTCTCCTGGCACCACAACGGGTGCCGGAGATGCTCGCGGGAATGGACCTGCTGGTGCACGCCTCCCAGTGGGAAGGTCTGCCCCGGGCGGCCGTTCAGGCCCTGCTGATGGAATGCCCGGTCATCAGCTTCGACATCGACGGCGCCCCGGAGGTCGTCCTCCCCGGGCGAACCGGAGCACTGGTCCGACTCAACGACGTCCCCGGCCTGGCCGAGGCCATGGTCACGCTCGCCCGCGACGCGAGCGAACGCCGCCGCCTCGGGAAAGCCGGAAGGCAACTGTGCCTCGAACGGTTCGACCAGCGGAAGATGGTGACCGAACTGGAATCGCTGTATCTCAAGCTGCAGAAGGATGCCGGCCCGAACCGAGCCCATCGCTGA
- a CDS encoding DMT family transporter — protein sequence MLRYLACPARVPDGFTANLVRYPIAAIACLPWLVWGIRRGELRGLWLAALLPSVVNTVGQTLFAWTPYFENAGQLSFLLRIAVVWSILIAFMVFPDERRLARNRRFWSGATLAIAGFATLSFPRLAASGGHTLIGLTIIFTCSLFWAFYGVSVRYVMHKKHPLVLFSLISAYSSVGLIGMAPLGDPSSVLGLSAYDWSILIGSALLGISLAHGLYYVAVQRMGVAVCELGLLIAPFISLAGSHLITGETFTRVQWLGGGILLIGAALAMDSRRSRKARPPEPEDKLADTSGLTD from the coding sequence ATGCTCCGGTATCTGGCCTGCCCGGCGAGGGTTCCGGACGGATTCACCGCGAATCTGGTGCGTTATCCGATTGCGGCCATCGCCTGTCTGCCCTGGCTGGTCTGGGGCATCCGGCGCGGAGAGCTTCGCGGGCTCTGGCTGGCCGCCCTGTTGCCCTCGGTGGTCAACACCGTCGGTCAGACGCTCTTCGCCTGGACCCCGTATTTCGAGAATGCCGGGCAGCTGTCCTTCCTGCTGCGGATCGCGGTGGTGTGGAGCATCCTGATCGCGTTCATGGTGTTTCCCGACGAGCGGCGACTGGCTCGCAACCGGCGGTTCTGGTCGGGCGCGACCCTGGCGATCGCGGGCTTCGCGACGCTGAGCTTCCCACGACTTGCCGCCAGCGGGGGACACACACTCATCGGTCTGACCATCATCTTCACCTGCAGCCTGTTCTGGGCCTTCTACGGGGTCTCGGTCCGCTACGTCATGCACAAGAAGCATCCGCTGGTTCTGTTCAGTCTGATCAGCGCCTACAGTTCAGTCGGCCTGATCGGCATGGCGCCGCTGGGCGATCCGTCAAGCGTACTGGGACTGTCGGCCTATGACTGGTCGATCCTGATCGGCTCGGCGCTACTGGGAATCTCGCTGGCTCACGGCCTGTACTACGTGGCCGTCCAGCGGATGGGCGTGGCGGTTTGCGAGCTGGGCCTGCTCATTGCCCCGTTCATCTCCCTTGCCGGTTCGCACCTGATCACAGGGGAGACCTTCACCCGCGTTCAGTGGCTTGGCGGCGGCATCCTGCTGATCGGAGCGGCCCTGGCGATGGATTCGCGGCGGAGCCGAAAGGCCAGGCCGCCCGAGCCGGAGGACAAACTGGCCGACACGAGCGGCTTGACGGACTGA
- a CDS encoding prepilin-type N-terminal cleavage/methylation domain-containing protein: MRPQHNRRSREASRSRAAGFTLIEVLVVVAIIALLISVLLPSLTKAREQARVAKCLANLKSLGTATGAYLNAEKDRFCWTPVVYRGSAEPQPISNYFGGKRGIGVPEDRGGVLDNAYCPGGYYDFLPQDRPLNKYVASAKVSTRTEMEVFECPADEVSEYRGVGSRGNFAIPRTRTSAYDVTGTSYQSNVNYNVYMVKAEGFSSDNAARRARQALLRDRIVQVFYKKGPSRAVMIHEDPSDCATGGVWYDYPYTAKIRGWHGRFDRHSYSFLDGHAANMLVEGKVNLDHTYDANKNFINCSPGQAGCSNGNSEVVFRQDYMQQ; this comes from the coding sequence ATGAGACCCCAGCACAATCGCCGGAGCCGAGAGGCGTCCAGGTCCCGGGCGGCCGGGTTCACGCTCATCGAAGTCCTGGTCGTGGTGGCCATCATTGCCCTGTTGATCTCCGTGCTCCTGCCATCGCTGACCAAGGCTCGCGAGCAGGCTCGGGTAGCCAAATGCCTCGCGAATCTGAAGAGTCTTGGCACTGCGACCGGCGCCTACTTGAACGCCGAGAAGGACCGGTTCTGCTGGACCCCGGTGGTCTACCGCGGGTCCGCTGAGCCGCAACCCATCTCCAACTACTTCGGCGGCAAACGCGGCATCGGGGTGCCCGAGGACCGCGGAGGCGTGCTGGACAATGCTTACTGCCCCGGCGGCTACTACGATTTTCTCCCCCAGGATCGACCGCTCAACAAGTACGTCGCCTCCGCGAAGGTCAGCACCAGGACCGAGATGGAGGTCTTCGAGTGCCCCGCGGACGAGGTCAGCGAATACCGCGGCGTGGGCAGCCGCGGCAACTTTGCCATTCCTCGGACTCGCACTTCGGCCTACGACGTGACCGGCACAAGTTACCAGAGCAACGTCAACTACAACGTGTATATGGTCAAGGCCGAGGGTTTCAGTTCGGACAACGCCGCCCGCCGCGCTCGCCAGGCGCTGCTCAGAGACCGCATCGTCCAGGTTTTCTACAAGAAAGGTCCGTCCCGGGCGGTGATGATCCACGAGGATCCGTCCGACTGTGCCACCGGCGGCGTGTGGTACGACTACCCCTACACGGCCAAGATCCGCGGCTGGCATGGGCGCTTCGACCGGCACAGCTACTCGTTCCTTGACGGCCACGCCGCCAACATGCTCGTTGAAGGCAAGGTCAACCTGGATCACACGTATGACGCCAACAAGAACTTCATCAACTGCTCCCCGGGCCAGGCCGGATGCAGCAACGGCAACAGTGAGGTCGTTTTCCGCCAGGACTACATGCAGCAATAA
- a CDS encoding beta-ketoacyl-[acyl-carrier-protein] synthase family protein has product MGWITPLGDDIEAVWQRLLNGDSGVAPTTLFDASTFPTMFSAEVKEFDLAKYLGPDAKRHRMASRNSQFALAAAKIAWGDAGLEKCMNLDPTRVGIYLGGGEGPIDFDNFAATAVQGWDPTANGGRGDLNSVRWAEVAAQRLDATREFEQDPNMAAGHIACQFNAQGPTFNTLTACAASTQAMGEATNLIRRGDVDVIISGGTHSMIHPFGVTGFNRLTALSTRNDSCLTASRPFDRTRDGFVLGEGAGIVILEEYEHARRRGARILAEIAGFGSTADAFRVTDIHEDGRGGIAAMRLALEDAGVKPETIDYISAHGTGTEENDKIESLAIQGVFKEFATKVPVSSIKSMMGHLIAAAGAVELITCVLAIRDGVLPPTTNYANPDPNCPLDYVPNKARKATVDAALSNSFGFGGQNDTIVLTRIAG; this is encoded by the coding sequence ATGGGCTGGATCACACCGCTCGGCGACGATATCGAGGCGGTCTGGCAGCGGCTCCTCAATGGAGACAGCGGCGTGGCTCCAACCACGTTGTTCGATGCAAGCACTTTCCCGACCATGTTCTCCGCCGAGGTCAAGGAGTTCGATCTCGCCAAGTATCTCGGTCCAGACGCCAAGCGACACCGTATGGCCAGCCGCAACTCCCAGTTCGCCCTTGCGGCGGCCAAGATCGCCTGGGGCGACGCCGGACTGGAGAAGTGCATGAATCTCGACCCCACCCGCGTGGGCATCTACCTGGGCGGCGGTGAGGGCCCGATCGACTTCGACAACTTCGCGGCAACCGCTGTTCAAGGCTGGGACCCCACGGCCAATGGAGGCCGGGGCGATCTCAACTCGGTCAGATGGGCGGAAGTGGCCGCCCAGCGCCTCGACGCAACCCGCGAGTTCGAGCAGGACCCGAACATGGCCGCCGGACACATCGCCTGCCAGTTCAACGCCCAGGGGCCGACGTTCAATACCCTGACCGCCTGCGCCGCCAGCACTCAGGCCATGGGCGAGGCGACCAATCTCATTCGCCGCGGTGATGTCGATGTGATCATTTCCGGCGGCACGCACAGCATGATCCACCCCTTCGGCGTCACCGGTTTCAATCGCCTGACCGCGCTCTCCACACGCAACGATTCCTGCCTGACCGCCAGCCGGCCATTCGACCGGACCCGCGACGGCTTCGTCCTCGGCGAGGGCGCGGGCATCGTCATCCTCGAGGAGTACGAGCATGCCCGACGCCGGGGCGCCCGCATCCTGGCCGAGATTGCCGGCTTCGGCTCGACCGCCGACGCCTTCCGGGTCACGGATATTCACGAGGACGGCCGGGGTGGCATCGCCGCGATGCGGCTGGCCCTCGAGGACGCCGGTGTCAAGCCCGAGACGATCGATTACATCTCCGCCCATGGCACGGGCACGGAGGAGAACGACAAGATCGAGAGCCTGGCTATTCAGGGCGTGTTCAAGGAGTTCGCGACCAAGGTGCCGGTCAGCTCGATCAAGAGCATGATGGGTCACCTGATCGCCGCGGCCGGAGCCGTCGAATTGATCACCTGCGTGCTGGCGATCCGCGACGGCGTTCTGCCGCCGACGACCAACTACGCCAACCCCGATCCCAACTGCCCGCTGGACTACGTCCCCAACAAGGCCCGCAAGGCCACCGTCGACGCCGCCCTCAGCAACAGCTTCGGTTTCGGTGGCCAGAACGACACCATCGTCCTCACTCGCATCGCCGGGTGA
- a CDS encoding beta-ketoacyl-[acyl-carrier-protein] synthase family protein, translated as MSSRRVVITGLGLVTPVGIGAETAWKALLEGQCGIRRIRAFDPSRFDSQVGGEIEGLNVAGAVPKAYRKSAKIMARDIEIAVVAAYEAAKDAGLKTKCLIERGEATGPSNLDPTRFGANIGAGLICADLTELAGALYTAVDERGQFSLRKWGVDGMKNLTPLWLLKFLPNMLSCHVTIVHDAQAPSNTITCAEAASHLAIGEAFRTVARGSADICICGGAESKLNPMGLMRQSLLKRLSLTHNDDPASACRPFDADRDGSVISEGGGLLIVEELDHARKRGAKIYCELVGFGASTNTHSWLVPEPEGKGIALAIRKALEDAKVTADDVGLIGTSGPGTVAHDLSEARGIRTALGAKAGSIPALAIKGAIGNNGAGSGAIDLAVAALCVRHQVIPPACSTKKVDPACGLNLVIGKPIEAKTGTAVSVAYALGGGQNAALVLKRMED; from the coding sequence ATGAGTTCGCGTCGTGTCGTCATCACCGGTCTGGGGCTCGTGACCCCGGTGGGTATCGGGGCCGAAACCGCCTGGAAGGCTCTGCTCGAGGGCCAGTGCGGCATCCGGCGCATCCGCGCCTTCGATCCGTCGCGCTTTGACTCTCAGGTCGGCGGCGAGATCGAGGGCCTCAACGTGGCCGGTGCTGTCCCCAAGGCCTACCGCAAGAGCGCGAAGATCATGGCTCGGGACATCGAGATCGCCGTGGTGGCCGCCTACGAGGCCGCCAAGGACGCCGGGCTCAAGACCAAGTGCCTGATTGAGCGCGGTGAAGCAACCGGGCCGTCCAATCTCGATCCCACGCGGTTCGGGGCCAACATCGGCGCAGGCCTGATCTGTGCCGATCTGACCGAACTGGCCGGGGCTCTCTACACCGCGGTTGACGAACGCGGGCAATTCAGTCTCCGCAAGTGGGGCGTCGATGGAATGAAGAATCTCACCCCCCTGTGGCTGCTCAAGTTCCTGCCCAACATGCTGAGCTGCCATGTCACCATTGTGCACGACGCCCAAGCCCCGTCCAACACGATCACTTGCGCCGAGGCCGCCAGCCATCTGGCCATTGGCGAGGCTTTCCGGACGGTGGCCCGCGGCTCGGCCGACATCTGCATCTGCGGCGGAGCGGAAAGCAAGCTGAATCCGATGGGCCTCATGCGTCAGTCGCTGCTCAAGCGGCTTTCCCTGACCCACAACGATGATCCCGCGTCCGCCTGCCGGCCGTTTGATGCCGATCGCGACGGATCGGTCATCAGCGAGGGCGGCGGCTTGCTCATCGTCGAGGAACTTGACCACGCCCGCAAACGCGGGGCCAAGATCTACTGCGAGCTGGTTGGCTTCGGAGCCAGCACCAACACCCATAGCTGGCTGGTGCCGGAGCCCGAGGGCAAGGGCATCGCGCTGGCGATTCGCAAGGCCCTGGAGGACGCCAAGGTCACCGCGGATGATGTCGGCCTGATCGGGACCTCCGGTCCGGGCACGGTCGCCCACGATCTGTCCGAAGCTCGGGGTATCCGCACCGCATTGGGCGCCAAGGCCGGTTCGATACCTGCTCTCGCGATCAAGGGTGCCATAGGCAACAACGGAGCCGGCAGCGGGGCGATCGACTTGGCCGTCGCCGCCCTGTGTGTCCGGCATCAGGTGATTCCGCCGGCCTGCAGCACGAAGAAGGTCGATCCGGCCTGCGGACTCAATCTGGTGATCGGCAAGCCGATCGAGGCCAAAACCGGGACGGCGGTCAGTGTCGCCTATGCCTTGGGTGGCGGGCAGAACGCCGCCCTGGTCCTCAAGCGGATGGAGGATTGA
- a CDS encoding beta-hydroxyacyl-ACP dehydratase, whose product MRWFWFDKFLEFESGKRAVAVKNLTLAEDHLHDHFPGYPVMPASLIIEGMAQTAGILVGEARHFSEKVILAKIKQARFDGVARPGDQLRYEATLDSLTAEAAMTTGKVFCNGEPFGHVDIMFSHIDQNMSGLDFPEENFVFHEGFMSLLATYRPSAGSGAQSREQR is encoded by the coding sequence ATGCGCTGGTTCTGGTTCGACAAGTTCCTGGAATTCGAGTCTGGCAAACGGGCCGTGGCGGTCAAGAACCTGACTCTGGCCGAGGACCATCTGCACGATCATTTTCCCGGCTACCCGGTCATGCCCGCCAGTCTGATCATCGAGGGAATGGCCCAGACGGCCGGCATCCTGGTCGGCGAGGCCCGCCACTTCAGCGAGAAGGTCATCCTCGCCAAGATCAAGCAGGCTCGTTTCGACGGGGTGGCCCGGCCCGGCGACCAACTTCGTTACGAAGCGACCCTCGATAGTCTTACCGCCGAGGCGGCCATGACCACGGGCAAGGTTTTCTGCAATGGCGAGCCCTTCGGCCATGTCGATATCATGTTCTCCCACATTGACCAGAACATGAGCGGGCTGGATTTCCCCGAGGAGAACTTCGTGTTTCACGAGGGTTTCATGAGCCTTCTGGCGACCTATCGCCCTTCAGCGGGATCGGGCGCCCAGTCGAGGGAACAGAGATGA
- a CDS encoding acyl carrier protein, with the protein MAMSRQEIFESVRETLVDALAVEPDEVTEEATLTGDLGAESIDFLDIVFRLEKSFSIKIPRGELFPDDVLNNPDYVSNGKFTANGLAQIKKAMPHADFSAFESDPDVNKMPDLFTVKTLVNYIEAKLAA; encoded by the coding sequence ATGGCGATGAGCCGGCAGGAGATCTTCGAAAGTGTCAGGGAGACCCTCGTGGACGCCTTGGCCGTTGAGCCCGATGAGGTCACCGAGGAAGCCACCCTCACTGGAGATCTCGGGGCGGAGAGCATCGACTTCCTCGACATCGTGTTCCGCCTGGAGAAGAGCTTCAGCATCAAGATTCCTCGCGGAGAGCTCTTCCCCGACGATGTGCTGAACAACCCGGATTACGTCTCGAACGGCAAGTTCACCGCCAATGGCCTGGCCCAAATCAAGAAGGCTATGCCTCATGCGGACTTCTCCGCCTTCGAGTCCGACCCCGACGTCAACAAGATGCCCGACCTCTTCACGGTCAAGACCCTGGTCAACTACATCGAGGCAAAACTGGCCGCGTGA